In the genome of Xenopus laevis strain J_2021 chromosome 1S, Xenopus_laevis_v10.1, whole genome shotgun sequence, one region contains:
- the LOC108706656 gene encoding toll-like receptor 2 type-2 — MTHSSYGSCIIFTLVVSVLSKGDTDCPCDTADFCNCSSMHWKAIPSGLPKKARGLDLSSNAIQIVTDTDLNIYDQLQTLLLQHNEIHTINDASFQSLGNLEELDLSYNNLGRLSSAWFRNLPNLKHLNLLGNRYLTLGNNSLFASLSSLGSLQFGNQNFSVIQKRSFEGLERLNKLEINAPQLGLYEEGSLAAIKQINTAFLTVSIQKLHALLNDFVYSVTLLEIKDMQFNYTEDVNAMEILSDTSVKHLVFRNCFITDQSASRLLEIIQTYRNITDIILDDNILFGTGRTSPVIGDNPFSVTTAVINKIHIPKFFLFSDLRGVYKLASNFKNMACIDSKVFLMPCHFSQSFTSLQFLDLSGNLLADSLLASSACYNEGGGAWPLLQTLNVSRNLLTSLPKIADVLSGLNFLTNLDLSQNNFGTLSTSTCKWPKNLKYLNISSSQMSFKNSCIPLTLQILDVSSNYLTEFTIKMPYLTELYISNNRLSTLPEAMYFPSLVMLSISSNKLNDFYKPDLDQFAKLTTLDGRDNNYLCSCQFLSFMHSDTIILVGWPDNYICDSPSSVRGIRIQDAKLPPLVCHKTLIVTLSCILLIVLVAAIVALCHFLHVIWYAKMTWAWLKAKRKPVKNCEREICYDGFVSYSERDSEWVENMMVPKLENAGPPMKLCLHKRDFVPGKWIIDNIIDAMEKSYKTLFVLSEHFVRSEWCKYELEFSHFRLFDENNDTAILILLEPIEKETIPKRFCKLRKLMNTKTYLEWPTDEEQQEVFWHNLKIALKPEF; from the coding sequence ATGACACATTCTTCATACGGGAGTTGCATAATCTTCACCCTGGTTGTTTCGGTACTTTCTAAAGGGGATACAGACTGCCCATGTGACACAGCAGATTTCTGCAATTGCTCCTCAATGCACTGGAAAGCTATTCCGTCTGGATTGCCAAAAAAAGCAAGGGGATTAGACCTGTCCAGCAATGCCATACAGATTGTCACTGACACTGACCTGAACATTTATGACCAACTGCAAACTCTACTGCTGCAGCATAATGAAATACACACCATTAATGATGCCTCGTTCCAGTCACTTGGAAACCTTGAAGAATTAGATTTATCATATAATAATTTAGGCCGTTTGTCTTCAGCTTGGTTTAGAAATCTGCCcaatttaaagcatttaaatCTTTTAGGGAACCGATATTTAACACTTGGAAATAATTCCCTATTTGCCAGTCTTTCCTCCTTAGGATCATTGCAGTTTGGAAATCAGAACTTTTCTGTTATTCAGAAGCGAAGCTTTGAGGGGTTAGAGAGACtaaataaacttgaaataaacGCACCACAGCTGGGACTGTATGAAGAGGGAAGTCTTGCagcaataaagcaaataaatactGCCTTTTTGACAGTGAGTATTCAGAAACTACATGCGCTGCTCAATGACTTTGTGTATTCCGTGACACTGCTAGAAATAAAAGACATGCAGTTTAACTACACAGAGGACGTGAACGCTATGGAGATACTCAGTGATACCAGCGTGAAGCATTTGGTCTTTAGGAACTGCTTTATTACTGACCAAAGTGCATCGAGATTACTTGAAATCATTCAGACGTACAGAAATATAACAGATATTATCTTGGATGACAACATACTTTTTGGAACAGGGAGAACATCCCCAGTTATTGGAGATAATCCCTTTTCTGTTACTACAGCCGTTATCAATAAAATACACATACCCAagtttttcttgttttctgaccTTCGAGGAGTTTATAAACTTGCTTCTAACTTTAAAAATATGGCCTGTATAGACAGCAAAGTTTTCTTAATGCCGTGTCATTTTTCACAATCTTTTACTTCTCTTCAATTTTTGGACCTTAGTGGAAACCTCCTTGCCGATAGCTTATTAGCGAGCTCTGCATGTTACAATGAAGGTGGGGGTGCCTGGCCCTTGTTGCAGACTTTAAACGTCAGCAGAAATCTTCTGACCTCTTTGCCGAAAATTGCGGACGTATTGTCTGGGCTGAATTTCCTCACTAACCTGGACCtcagtcaaaataattttggtacGTTATCAACTTCTACATGCAAATGGCctaaaaacctcaaatatttgaACATCTCAAGCAGTCAGATGAGTTTTAAAAATAGTTGCATTCCTCTAACTTTACAGATCTTGGATGTGAGTTCAAATTATCTCACAGAATTTACAATTAAAATGCCCTATCTGACAGAACTTTACATATCAAACAACAGACTGAGTACATTGCCAGAAGCCATGTATTTTCCAAGTTTGGTAATGTTAAGTATAAGCAGCAACAAACTAAATGACTTCTACAAACCAGATCTGGATCAGTTTGCCAAACTTACTACACTGGATGGAAGAGACAACAATTATTTATGTTCTTGCCAATTTTTAAGCTTTATGCATTCCGATACGATTATATTGGTTGGTTGGCCAGATAACTACATATGTGATTCTCCTTCTTCAGTAAGGGGCATACGGATACAAGATGCAAAGCTGCCTCCCCTGGTGTGCCATAAAACATTGATTGTAACCCTGTCCTGCATTCTCTTGATTGTACTTGTAGCAGCTATTGTGGCTCTTTGCCATTTCCTTCATGTTATATGGTATGCAAAGATGACCTGGGCCTGGCTGAAAGCCAAAAGAAAGCCAGTGAAGAATTGTGAAAGGGAGATTTGTTATGATGGATTTGTTTCTTACAGTGAAAGAGACTCTGAATGGGTTGAGAATATGATGGTGCCAAAGCTGGAAAATGCTGGCCCGCCAATGAAACTGTGCTTGCATAAGCGTGACTTTGTACCCGGCAAGTGGATTATTGATAACATTATAGATGCCATGGAGAAGAGCTACAAAACCCTGTTTGTACTGTCAGAGCACTTTGTCAGAAGTGAATGGTGCAAGTACGAACTGGAATTCTCTCACTTCCGTCTCTTTGATGAAAATAACGACACCGCCATTTTGATTCTGTTGGAACCCATTGAGAAAGAAACTATTCCGAAACGGTTCTGCAAGCTGAGGAAGCTCATGAACACTAAAACTTACCTGGAGTGGCCTACTGACGAGGAGCAGCAAGAAGTATTCTGGCATAATTTAAAAATAGCATTGAAACCAGAATTTTAA